The genomic segment CTCCTCGCGCGAGACCCTCAGCGATCCACTTCGGTGTGCGCGGGACGTTGGGTGGGGTGAAGACGCGCTGGGCGGGCTGACCGCACCATGGGCATGCCAGCGGAGAAGCAGCTTCAGCGAGGGGGCGCCGTACTTCGAGCAGACCGTCCTGCGAGCAGGAATACAGATACAACGGCATCGCTCCCGTCCTCCCGAGGCCTCAAGCGACAACTGGCCGGAGATGTCCCATGAGAATCAGATAGCCAGGTAGCCAGGCTGTGGGGGCACCCTGCTTGACCCTGTCTGTTCCCAGCGTAACGTCATGTCCGATCGGCGATACTGGCCGTGTGCACCAGTGACGGGCTGCAACGTGTGCTCCCTGCCTTAGGCGTAACAGCCGCATGCGATCGTGCGGGAGAATCCGGTGTGGAATATCCGGTAAGTCTCGCGAATCTGTGCGTGCGGGTCAGATGAGCATGTTCCGCTGTCTCAGAAACTGTTAGCGCAGCGTGAGCCGCACGACCACCGGTCGGTGGTCGGAGGCCGTGACGCTCGGCACTCGGCCGCCGCTGACCTCGAATTCCCCGGTGACGAAGAGGTAATCGATCCGGCGCTGGTCGGCTGAAGTCGGTCCGGTGGCTCCGATCGCTGCGGCAGCATCGATCAAGCCAGCCTCGAGGAGGCGCTGGTACTCCGGGCTGCCCGGCTCGGCGTTGAAGTCGCCACCCAGCACGACTGGTCGCCACGGCTGGAGGAAGACCAGGAGCTCCTCGATCTGTACGAGCCGGACACCGGTCGCGCTGCGCGGATCGTCCAGGTGCGTGTTGGCCAACCACACTGACCCGTGCGGCGTCGCCAGTCGCACCGCGACCGCGCCCCGGCGAAGGTTTTCGGTCGTCCGGAAGCGCGTCGTCCGCACTTCCAGCGGTCGCCCGCGCGTCAGGATGGCGTTGCCCCACAACCCGTCCGCACTCGCCGGACCCCAACTGGCCTGCATGCCGAGTCGGCGAGCGAGCCAGGAGAGCTGGTCGGTGCTCGAAGTGACCAACCAACCACGGCTGACTTCCTGCAACAACACGACGTCCGGCTGTGCTGTCTCGATCACCTGAGCGGTCGCCTCGAGATCCCAGCGATCCCTGCTATCGTAGCCGGACTGGATGTTGTAGGTCATGACGACGAGTTCGTTGCCGATCATCGTCAGCGAGGTCGCTCGCCCGCGTGTTTCGACGGCCTGCCAGAGGATCGCTCCGGCGAGTGGGAGCAGGACCCCGATGGCCAGATGGGGGAGTAGCGCCACGGTGCCGGGCGCGAGCGCGCGCGGCCAATCGAGTGCGACGACGAGCGCCAGGATGCCCCAGAGGCCGAGCAAGACGACGCGATCACCGGTCGCCGTGAAATACCGGAACAGCAAGGCCACCTGCACGACCTGGCCGAGCGCCAGCGCGAGTGCTACTCGTCCAGTACTCGCCGGATTCCGCAAGACACGTCCGCCGATCGCTGCCGTCGACGTGAAGATCGTCCAGCTGGCTACTGCCGCCAGCAGGCCGAATGTCCCGCGCCACCCCTCTCCCCAGGCCAGCCATAGACCCAGTGCACCGATGAGTGTCGTCGCAGCCCAGCCCGACCAATGCCGGGTCGCTACCGAGAAGGCGAGGATCCCGATCGCGAGGCCGATCGTCAGAACGAGGGTCGCGGGAGCGAGCGAGCGGCTCGTGTGCACGACGGCGAAGCCAGGATTCGTCACGACGAGGTGGGCGAGCCCGAATGCCGGACCGAGCGCGAGGAATCCGAGCGCACCGCGCGGCTCGAGCGGCCCGCGATCGGCGAGGACGAAGACCAGAGTGGCGAGCAGCCCAGCCAGCACCACGGCTGTGCCGAGGTGACTGCCGAAGCCTGGAAGCCAGGGCAGGTCGATGGTGTCTCGCGCCGTTCTGATCGCCAGGTCGAGCCCGCACCCGAGCACGATCCCGAGACCGGCTCGCGCTCGCCAGCGGAGCAACGGTATGAGGAGCCAGCCGAAGGCGACGAAGCCGAGCGCTCCCAGTACGACGCGGGCCAGCGGCCACTCGATGAACTGCAGCGGGGCGCGCGCGGCGACCAGCACGCCGGCAGCGATCGGCAGCAGCCGTCCGCCGGACAGCATACTGACGACGGGAGCGAGAAGTGGGCTCGCGAAGGCCGCCAGCATCAGCACGAGGAGGACAGTTCGTCGGCTCTGGTCGATGACGAAGACACTGTCGGAGACGAAGACACGCACCGACTCGAGACCGAGCACCGTCGCGCAGGCGACCGCGAGCGCTGCCCACAGGATCGTGTCCGGCGTCACACCGGCGGCACGTGTTCGTGTCCCTTTAGTCGCGGTGCGACCGGTCGATCCGGTCACGCGGCGCTCCAGGGGATTCGACGGCAGGTCCGCTCACGCACAGCCTACGAGAACGCAAACGGGAGCGCAAGGGGTGCGGTTTCTGTCTGCTTGTCGGGGGTGCAAGGTACAGCGTTGCTGGCACCTGCGATCGAACCTGCGCTCGCCGGTCACCGCCGCACGGTGCACGCCTGCTCCGGCATGGAGACGAGCGGGACTGCTCGCAGCGGGACGGCCCATCGAAACGCGTGCCCGTGCCGGGGTCGAGCGCGGCGTTTCCCCTCTTCCTGTTGTCTCGTGTGCCGGTCTCGCTGCACCGATGCAGCAGGGAGGAGCCTGGTGCCGATTTCCGGCGCCTGGCTCCTCCCCGGTCGTGCGGTGCGCTCAGCGGCGGGCTGATGCGACGACGGTGATGGTCAGCGAGCGTGTGTTATCCGTCGGATTGGCATCCCCGCTGAGCGGTGCGGAGGCGGTCACGGTATAGGTTCCCGGCGCTGTCCGCGAGTTCGTGCGCCAGGTGAAGGACAATGTCCGCGTCTGCCCAGGTGCCAGCGTGACGCGCTTGCTGACGGTTCCCATTGCTGGGTTGCCCGGACTCGTGCTCAGGCTGACGACCACAGTGACACTGCTCGTCCCGCGGTTTGCCAGCACCACCGAGATGCTCGCGGACTGGCCACGGGTGAGACTCGTCGGGCCGGTGAGGTCGGTAATGGCGATATCGCGTGTTGGACTGGTCTGTTGCGTCACGGAAACCGTTGTGCTCCGCTGGTTGTCGTTCGGATCGCTGTCGTCGGCGATCGTCGCACGTGCCTCGAGCGTGTACGTACCGGATGCAGTGGGCTGCCAGGTGAAACGCACCGAACCGCTCGCGCCGGGATCGAGCGATAGCGTCTGCGGCTGTCCGATCGCCTGTCCGTTCGCTGTGAGCGTGATCGTGGTCGTCTCGCTCGCTGTTCCCTCATTCCGCAGGGAGACGGTAACTGTGGTGGTGCTCCCGAGTGTTAGCGACGATGGGGCAGAAAGTTGCGTCACGGCGATATCGTGCGTGAGGGGTGCGGTGCCACCGTTGTCGGAGCCTCCACCGGATCCGCCGTTGCTCCAGTCCGCTCGGACGAGCCGTTGACCGAAGCTGTCCCAGAACCCCGCCTCGCCGATCGATGCGAGGAAGCTCTGGACTTGACTCGGTGAGGCTCCCGGATTCTGAGCGAGATACAAGGCAGCGGCTCCGGTGACGTGCGGTGCGGCCATGCTGGTGCCGCTCCACCGTTGATAGCCACCGCCAGGAACAGTGGACAGGATGGCATAGCCCGGTGCGTAGAAGTCGACCGCCGGACCATAATTCGAGAAGGAAGCCCGCGTGTCGTCAGCGCCGTAACTGGTGCCTGGCCCAAGGCTGCCTGGTTTGCCATCGGTGTCGACGATCGCACCGACTGCGATGGCTTCCGGATAGGCAGCCGGAACGGTGTTGCTCGCGTCACGACCGTCGTTCCCGGCGGCAACGACCAGCGTGACGCCAGCTTGCACGACGCGGCAGACGGCTTGGTGGAGCGGGTCGCTCGAGCCTCCGCAGTTCGGCGTGTCGCTGCCGCTGGCTCCGCCACTGTAGTTAGCGACCTTGATCGTGCCAGCGTTCGCAGCGACCCAGTTGAGGCCGCAAATCAGCCAGGAAACATAACCAGTTCCGTTGTCGCCGAACACCTTGACGGCCCAGAGTCGTGCGCCGGGTGCGACGCCGACGACACCGATACCGTTGTCGCGCGCGCCGATGATCCCCGCCACGTGCGTTCCGTGTCCGTGCCGGTCGACCCAGCTTCCGCTCCCCGTGCAGTCGTACCCGCCGACGACATTGAGATCAGGGTGGCTCGGATCGATTCCGGTATCGAGCACTGCCACGTCGATCGGTAGCGGATCGTCCACACCATCGATCTTGGCAGTCGGGTTCGCGAGTGTTCCGATGCGTTGCACGCCAGTGGGCACGGCTTGCGCTGCCAGGTGCGTTTCGACGTCGGGCACGATGCTCGCGACCGATCCGGTCGCTCGGAGGTGCTCGACCTGCCGCGGTGTCAAGTAGCCGGCGAAACCGTCCAGCACGGTGTCGTAGACGACATCGGGTCGTGCACCGACTGCTTGGGCCAGCTCGAGCGCACGACTGCGCCGTACCGGCGCGAAGTCGCTGGTGGCCGTCTGTGGGGCGACGAGCACGATATACCGTGCCGGTGGCCCGTCCGCACTCGCTGCTGCGATGGCAGCAGCGCCGAGTTGCAGCGCGATAACGAAGCTGACGAATAGCCGGATGATCGCCCGTCGCATGGAGCCCTCCTCGATCGTTTCGCGGCGGCGTGCGCCTTCCGATCGAGGAGGTCGGCAGTCGTAGGACGGCGGCGGAGAACGATCGGGTACTGCGGATCACTAGGTGTTCGTGCCCGGGGGCTCCTAGCACCGGCGGGTCGGGACAGCCGGGCTCACACGATCGTCTCCCGGAAGCTGGTCGCCGGTCACCCGGTCAGAAGTGCGGAGAGGCTAGCTGGGGCGCTGGATGACTGGTGATCGGGGGTCTCGAGGGCGAGACGAGAAGACCGGCTCTTCGACGATGTAAACCGGTATTTCCGGCAGGGCCAGGCGATACGCTCGTGCCTGACCGGAAGCGGTCATCGTGTGCCAGTGGTCGTCGCGGTGCGCATCGCGTCAGGAAAAGGGAAGATCGCCGTCCTCATCACCGGCGAAGTCGAGCGCTTCCGTGGCCGATCCGATGTCCGATGTTGGCCCGCCGAGACGGAGCTGGCTGATCTGCAGTTCGGCGTGATCGAGGATCGCGTTGCAATGCCGAATCAGCTCGACCCCGCGCTGATACTCGCGGATCGCTTCGGCGAGCGGGAGTTCGCCACTCTCGAGGCGCTGCACGATCGTCTCGACCTCTCGGACGAGTTGTTCGAACAGATCGATCGGATGGAGCGGCGTACCGGATCCATCGACGCGTTCAGCCATGCGTCCCCCCTCCCGTTCCCTCTCGTTGGAGCGCCTCGACGACTGTGTCGGCTCGTCCGTCGTTGAAGTGCAAGCGCAGCCGCTGGCCGATCGCCAGCTCGTCGATCGAGCGCACGAGCTGGCCGCTCGCCGCGTCCTCGGCGAGGAGATAGCCGCGCGCCAGCGGGCCGTACGGGCTCAACAGCTCCAGCTCGCGTACCAGCGCCTGGAGGCGCTGTCGTTCAGCGACCAGTCGCTGGGCCAGCGCGCGATCGAGCCGCTGTGCCGACTGGTCGAGCCGCTGGCGGAAATTGTCCACACGATGCCGAGGTGCTGCCCGGTTCAACCGCTGTGCGAGGTGCCCGACCTGCTCGCGCGCACGCTCGAATCGCTGCTGCATCAGGTCGTGCAGGCGATTGTCGAGTCCAGCCAGCCAGCTGAGGAGCGCCAGGCGATCGTGGGGCGTCACGAGTTCGGCGGCTGCCGAGGGGGTTGGTGCACGGTGGTCAGCGACGAAGTCACAGATCGT from the Thermomicrobium sp. 4228-Ro genome contains:
- a CDS encoding endonuclease/exonuclease/phosphatase family protein — translated: MTGSTGRTATKGTRTRAAGVTPDTILWAALAVACATVLGLESVRVFVSDSVFVIDQSRRTVLLVLMLAAFASPLLAPVVSMLSGGRLLPIAAGVLVAARAPLQFIEWPLARVVLGALGFVAFGWLLIPLLRWRARAGLGIVLGCGLDLAIRTARDTIDLPWLPGFGSHLGTAVVLAGLLATLVFVLADRGPLEPRGALGFLALGPAFGLAHLVVTNPGFAVVHTSRSLAPATLVLTIGLAIGILAFSVATRHWSGWAATTLIGALGLWLAWGEGWRGTFGLLAAVASWTIFTSTAAIGGRVLRNPASTGRVALALALGQVVQVALLFRYFTATGDRVVLLGLWGILALVVALDWPRALAPGTVALLPHLAIGVLLPLAGAILWQAVETRGRATSLTMIGNELVVMTYNIQSGYDSRDRWDLEATAQVIETAQPDVVLLQEVSRGWLVTSSTDQLSWLARRLGMQASWGPASADGLWGNAILTRGRPLEVRTTRFRTTENLRRGAVAVRLATPHGSVWLANTHLDDPRSATGVRLVQIEELLVFLQPWRPVVLGGDFNAEPGSPEYQRLLEAGLIDAAAAIGATGPTSADQRRIDYLFVTGEFEVSGGRVPSVTASDHRPVVVRLTLR
- a CDS encoding S8 family serine peptidase; this translates as MRRAIIRLFVSFVIALQLGAAAIAAASADGPPARYIVLVAPQTATSDFAPVRRSRALELAQAVGARPDVVYDTVLDGFAGYLTPRQVEHLRATGSVASIVPDVETHLAAQAVPTGVQRIGTLANPTAKIDGVDDPLPIDVAVLDTGIDPSHPDLNVVGGYDCTGSGSWVDRHGHGTHVAGIIGARDNGIGVVGVAPGARLWAVKVFGDNGTGYVSWLICGLNWVAANAGTIKVANYSGGASGSDTPNCGGSSDPLHQAVCRVVQAGVTLVVAAGNDGRDASNTVPAAYPEAIAVGAIVDTDGKPGSLGPGTSYGADDTRASFSNYGPAVDFYAPGYAILSTVPGGGYQRWSGTSMAAPHVTGAAALYLAQNPGASPSQVQSFLASIGEAGFWDSFGQRLVRADWSNGGSGGGSDNGGTAPLTHDIAVTQLSAPSSLTLGSTTTVTVSLRNEGTASETTTITLTANGQAIGQPQTLSLDPGASGSVRFTWQPTASGTYTLEARATIADDSDPNDNQRSTTVSVTQQTSPTRDIAITDLTGPTSLTRGQSASISVVLANRGTSSVTVVVSLSTSPGNPAMGTVSKRVTLAPGQTRTLSFTWRTNSRTAPGTYTVTASAPLSGDANPTDNTRSLTITVVASARR
- the xseB gene encoding exodeoxyribonuclease VII small subunit, whose protein sequence is MAERVDGSGTPLHPIDLFEQLVREVETIVQRLESGELPLAEAIREYQRGVELIRHCNAILDHAELQISQLRLGGPTSDIGSATEALDFAGDEDGDLPFS